The following DNA comes from Rosa rugosa chromosome 5, drRosRugo1.1, whole genome shotgun sequence.
CTGCAACATCCAACATCACCAAAGTTTAGCTTCCGTCCACACAACTTATCATGTTCATCTTGGTCAAGTAAATGTCGGAACAGAATAATCAAATTTTAGTTTTTTCAATAACATATTTAGAATTCATAACTATATACTATATTAAAAATGACATAACAGAATGGTTCCCTATTAATGGTCATAAGTTAGTGACTTACAAATAGACAATTGAAGCGCAAATCACAAGGATGACCATCTTTTGTCTAGATCCATCTTGATTGAACAAAAGTAATAAAGCTATCAGCTTCAGAATAAGAACCGGATCCAGCCGAAACTGAATTTGAAACCTCCTTACAACAACTCGTCTCTGAGGTCCAGGGTGTTGCTGTTGAcgctgttgttgtggttgttgCTGTCCTTCTTGGCCATGCTGCTCTCCGCCAGTGCCGACATCTGGGCTTGCTCTACTTCTGAAAGCATTAATGCAGTCAATCAGTCATGGTAAGAGAATAAGTATAATCGGTAGAAGAGTTTTTTTACCAATAACATTAAGAAATTGTGGTTCTAATATTTGCGTTTAATGTTTAGCACTACAAAGTTTAGACAGGAACATAATATCAGAACGAAACGAACTTCTGCGCAACATTGATAACTTACGTGGGTACATTGTAGGTAAGAGGAATCAGAGTATTAGACGAAAATCCAGTAACTGGCCCCGTAAATGGGTGAACGGGAACAGCATAAAGGCCCGATCCACGGTTCCTCTGTTCCTGATCCTGCAATCCAGGAACAAGCATTGGATACATGATTGGTAAAATCTGAAGATCACCATTTGGGAAAGACGGAAGCCCCCCAGAGACTGCGGGAACCTAAAGAACAGTCACAAAATGATTTTCAGGCAACCAAAAGGAATATCGAAACCACCAAACCAGCGGCATTCCAAAACAAATACGACTGCATTGGTTTTCTTTTCCATGAAATATGCAAGAGAAATTTTCACATACCAGAGAACTTAATAAAACAACAGTGACTTAATCTAGGCATAACCAGTAAATTGTAGAACACATGAACAATGTTCTGTTCTTATTCACAGAATCAATTACTACTTAAATTCTTTTAACCcctcttgataaaaaaaaaaaaaaaaaaaaaaaaaaaatcatatgcaATAGATTTGTAGAGGAAAAATCCCAAAGCTCATTCCTTTAATTCTGAATCCTATAGATACAAAAACCCATACAACCCTAATGTAAATTGAAGAACATGATACGCAATGAAATACCTCTCTGGAATCAAGCATTAAAACCCAATATTTTcttcaattaacaaaaaaaaaaaaaaaaaaaaaaacctaggaCTGGAAATTGTAATTGAAAATTGGGGAATGGCAAACCTGTGATTTGGGGAGAGTTTCTGAAGGCAAATTAGGGGATGAAGAAGGGTTTGAGGTGGAGGGCAACACTACTACGGGCTCTTCGGCCATTTTCAAAGTCGGATCAGCCTCTCCTCTCGAGAGTCGACAAGTACACAACTAGATTTCGATGAGGAGGAGGTTATGTTTTTTCAGTTCATTACTTTCGTGTTTCAtcctatttttttgtttttatttaagCAAGTTTATGACGTGGGAGGGTTCTAAATCCACCAATCGCCCACCGCCAAGTCAGGATGGGAAGGAACTCCCAATTATAATTAATTATTCTATAATCGCAGAATAATGCTAATAAAATTAGAGCATTTTATTGGAGTCGACAATGCTAATAAAATTAGAGCATTAAAACGGAGTCTAATGCAgggacaaaaaaacaaaaaaatttattaaatgtACCAATCAAAAGCAAATATTTTTGATGTAGACTAATCACATTAGTTTGGATATTGTAATATTGTAATCTCACTCCTACGTTTGTTAGtcatttataaaatgaaaattaataCAATGGATTCCAATTTCATTGACATATGAATATGAGATTACATAAGTTGTCTTTTCAGAGTACTGATTTTTACAATTTGAGTCTGTTTGTGTGCCAGACTGTTGATACTTAGTAGTAAGGGAAATTCCCTAAAAGTGTAAATTTCCCCTTAATTTTTCCTATAAAGTTTTTCACTGTTGGTACAGTAGTAGCTGATAAGTCTGATGTAAGCCTAATTGTTTCCCTATAAAGATAAAACTCTTGGCCcaattttgtttcaattttttcataACCGTTTTACCATTCTACtcaattgagagagagagagagagagagagagagtcatgtGTTCCTGTTCTATTTGTTGATGAGACTTTTGGTAAGAGCATTTACAAGGGTTAGATTCTTCCTGTAGTTGCAAAGGATTGTGATATAGGAATGAAGATGGTTTATCTTCCCTGTTTTAATGAAGCGATATGTTTCCGTTTGTGGTGCAGTAGCACGCTGCCATATTTTATTGACATTGTATAAATCAATTGTTGCTTAATTTATTTTCATAGTAAttattcatcttcatctttttaggttttgttagtttttgagcTTTGAAATCATATATTGTACAGCAGAGCCTTGATAATTTAATACTCTATAAATTAATAACGttgattaaatatatttttggaTGGTCCCGACTTGGGGATAACGTGCTAAATTAATATTCACTAAATTTATAAGATAATATATTAAAAATTTTTTATAGACCCCAtgtaatatataaattaataattatttGATACATAGTGTTTATGATTCAACTATAGGGCCTTCATAAAGAATGACTCAATCGTTGTTTGTTTCTTCTTAAAATTGATTCACCTTGGATCTCATCTTTGACTTTTCTTAACATGGTAAGAAGTTCTGGTGTGGTTTTCTCATGCTACAACAAaaaattattcaatgtcatcACTACTTTGAACAGTGCAGTACATTGAACAAATAACACATTGAATAATGTATACGTAATACATTTTTTTGAATTAAGGAAATAACTTCATAGATAGAAACTCAATAGAGTTGGTTTACAATCATATTGTAACACATCTAGATAGCATTAGTGGAGTGTTATCAAATTATTAGAAATTTGTATTAGCCTAAGTCCAgagtggccattacatatcctttcGCTACCATCTACAAACAGAATAAGAAGATGTGGTAGTACtcacggtggtacatagagataggtccactcatttgacatttcaTGATCCGCCATTATAGAATAGCTTGAACCCCTCCTTCAATACTACTCCAGAGATTCAATAGTATCACTTATGTCAAACATACTCGGATTCTGTTTGAGTAAACCTcgaggatcccaaatacgataCCCTAGAGAGTTAGAGCCCATCAATTTAGCCCATGAAAGAGCCCGAGTCCAGCATAGAGCCCATAGTTGAGTTCACTTCTAAGCCCTACTCCAATTAAGCCCTAAAACTGAGTTATGTTTGGGCACCCAGATTGGTTTGGGCTTGAACATGGACTTGGGCCCCAatactgatttgggcacccaaccaCGGAGGGGCACCCAATCTACAGCATCACTGTCGGTGCCTATCACGCCTGCGCATCGCGCCGTTGTTGCCCCCATCGTTGCATGGTCAGACTCGTGGGCCGCCTCATCTCTCTACCTCGTGATCCGCCTCACAACCTCAAGCAGCAGATTTATAGCAAGACCGGCCTGCTATTACATTGCCAATGTCATCAATTTCATCACTTCCCCTACACGACATTTCCCACTGCCTTGCTCTCAGTCGACGCATGATGACGCGCCGCCTCTGCCATCAACCCCAGCCCATTCAAATCCAACCAGATCTTCATGCTCGGACCACTGAGACTTTAAAACTCCTTTGTGATTGACCGGAGGTTTGAGTCACCCTCTCCTTGGTCTGATTCGCACACCAGGATCCCAAGTCTACCTATTCCCGATCTCGATCAAATCTGCCCGGCAATCACCCTCAATCTCATCGAGTTCCCATGGTCGAGGAGTTAGGCATGGTTGAGTGGTCGCTGGAAAAAAGCGGCGCTGGAGTGCGATTACTAGACCGCAGAGCGTGGAGAACCAGTCGCCACTTAGGGCGGGGACCAGAGGCGGTCGCCGGAATGGAGAACCATAGACTGAGCTGCTAGGTTTTGGAGAGAGCCAAAGTCTCATTTTCATGTATACATAATACATTGAACATAATACaacaatatataaaaaaaaaagaatacttTGATAAATTAATAAGTTATTAATTAATCGATGATTTAATATTCACTAAATTAATAGGATTTCCTTGGTCCTATGGCTATTAATTTATGTTTTCTTTAAAAGATTGAGAGAATTATCATCTCTCTCTCGAAGAAGAGTAGTGCTAGCTAGGGATCCCAAAACTTTGTACCAAAATTACTTACCAAATGACATGGCACATGCCATATCATCAGTTTTTTGGAATTTCTGTTGACATGGATTTCCTTGTTggatataaaataaatttcatgttttttaaaaattaagaaaacttatattaaataaaatcacaattaaacaaacaaaGAGTAGTGCTAAAAACCCCAAAAAATATTACAAAATTTCAATACCAAATGAGGTGGCGTATGCCATGTCATCGACATTTGTTTTGAAAATTGGTGAGGTggatttttatattttgttaatTATGTTCTTTAGATTTTTTCCATTGACATCCTCTGCTTCGATGCTGCAAATCTCATGTTGCTTCCCCATATTACAATCCATTGCCTCGAACTCATGACTCGTGCTTCGAAATGATCAAGAAGAGCATGGTCTTATATCATGAGGCATTGCGTTACCATGCTCATCTACTTGTATGATTACAATGATTTATGAAAGAGATTAGGATCCAATTACAGAGAGAGAAATCTcaatttcctctctctctctctctctctcaagatcCTTGCTTTAGTTCTATAATACATTTTTGGTTTCTGGTTTTTGCTCAGGAAATGGGTTCAGCTCTTAACTCTTTTCTTGAGGAAGTTTTATACTATACATATTTTCCCCCCTTCTTTTGGGGGTTTTGGATTCTGAATCAAAGTCATTAGTTCTTGACGTCAGTTGCTTTGTAAATGAAACTCAAGGAAAGTATATATGGGTCTTGTTCTTTCATGGTGTTCTTGCTATCGAGGGGATTGAGTTCAAGGACAT
Coding sequences within:
- the LOC133712780 gene encoding uncharacterized protein LOC133712780 isoform X1, with amino-acid sequence MAEEPVVVLPSTSNPSSSPNLPSETLPKSQVPAVSGGLPSFPNGDLQILPIMYPMLVPGLQDQEQRNRGSGLYAVPVHPFTGPVTGFSSNTLIPLTYNVPTSRASPDVGTGGEQHGQEGQQQPQQQRQQQHPGPQRRVVVRRFQIQFRLDPVLILKLIALLLLFNQDGSRQKMVILVICASIVYLYKTGSLTPLIEWLSRAMDRAAVPPQPPRPAARAENVPPAARQGNDNAALPDGQPGVENENRPADANENAPEPGANGGNRWWGIVKEIQMIVFGFITSLLPGFHDIE
- the LOC133712780 gene encoding uncharacterized protein LOC133712780 isoform X2 — its product is MAEEPVVVLPSTSNPSSSPNLPSETLPKSQDQEQRNRGSGLYAVPVHPFTGPVTGFSSNTLIPLTYNVPTSRASPDVGTGGEQHGQEGQQQPQQQRQQQHPGPQRRVVVRRFQIQFRLDPVLILKLIALLLLFNQDGSRQKMVILVICASIVYLYKTGSLTPLIEWLSRAMDRAAVPPQPPRPAARAENVPPAARQGNDNAALPDGQPGVENENRPADANENAPEPGANGGNRWWGIVKEIQMIVFGFITSLLPGFHDIE